AATGATTACTGGGAGCACTAAGGCATCTGCACACATGTTGCCTTTTTGTGCTGTAGAAATGGCTCCCAGCACTAGAGAGGCTAATGAATGATGGTTTCAAGGCACACGGCACATTAGAGAGACCACCGCAGTAAGTAAGGCATATCATTGAGTAAAACAAAAGGTAAATCTGCGTTATTAAGAGTCTGAGAATCTCGTTGGAGGTCCTCATCTCCTCCTAGCTCAGACCAGACACAGCCTCTGGCAGTCAGGGGCATGAGAAAAATTTCACATGTTGCAGGCATTTagctaagtcatttttttcccttagCATTAACAATAagctcaagaaaaaaaaatcttccttgGTACAGATATAGGTcatgaaaacattgtttttaaagCCATGGTACTGCATGTTTTGACAGTCATTCTTCTCCCAAGAACTCTGACTAAATATTTCTTTGATTTCCTGTAGCTGAAGCAACAGACCCCATGTGTTAGAGGGACTTTCCATGCTCTCCCTCCCCCTCAGGGAGTGGTAAAGTACTCTATCCCCCTCCCTTGTTTCCCCCATTCTGTCCTCAAGCTCAGGAGGCAGCCACAGCCCACCAACACCCCCTGTCACCAGACCCCCCTATGAGGTAACTACCACCATTACCCAACTCTACACGCCGCATGAACCAGACTACTTTCGTGGAGCACAGAActccacacacaaaaacacagtggtTCTTGTGTCTGCTCTCTGTGCATTGGCAGGGCTTGCTCAACACCTGGTTTCAATAACCATACAAGTGGGAAAAGATGAACCTTGTGTCCACTTTGCTTTGTTTGTAAATTGAAAAACAGGCTGAATTTTAAGCAGCTGTTTCATTCTGATTACCTTAGATATCTGACAAACATGAAAAAGGACACTGGAaaaaacatgattgtgtccTTGAGGGGGTTGGGGCTGTACAACATATGTCCAGCAATGATAGGAATCAAATCAAAGAGAGACTTACTTTTGTGTGAAGTGAACATGTTCCCTGCTTTTACTGAAAATCTTTTAAGATGCCTTAGAATtttcttgaatatttttttcccctaccTGTGTCTCACAGCCTCCAAGATAAAAGATACATTGTTTTAATTCACAAAACCCCAAACAAAAAGATTACCATACCTCTCTGTTCTGGTCGGTACACACTCCCGACATTAATGCTGGGGTTCTCGAGGCCGGAGTTTGGAGAATTTCTTCCTGGTTGGATGGgctgctggaaaggaggctggGGTCTTCCAAATGGAGGAAACTGCTCATACTGAGGGCTCCTGACTGGTGTTTGAATAGCtgctcctgtcctgtccaccatCACTGGAACTGCCTGGTTGGGATCAGGTGCAGGGACAGCAGGAGCGGTCTCCCCGTTGAAGAGACTGTGGGTGTATCTGTGGTCCAGACCATCTGTTAATGGCGGTTGGGCAGCACGTGCAGGCACCACAGGATTGGGCGCATAGCCATAAGACTGGTAGTAACGGTAGCTATCTTCAGTGAAATCAGAGGGAGAGCCTGGGAGCACTGGGGCCAGACCACCTCCGTACCCTCCTCCAGGGTACGCCTGTCCAGCACCAAACCCTCCACCAGCATACCCTCCACCGGTGAATCCTCCACCGCCATATCCCCCACCGGGAACAGGCTGAAAAGGTGGCTCATAGCTCCTGACTGGCCCTTCTATAAAACTGGGGTCATAAGGTACTGGTTGGAAAGGAGGCTGTTGAGGAAATGGGTTCTGTTGGTAGGATGGTATATTATAAGAGGATGAAGAaaatgatgacgatgatgatgaggatgaagaGCCAGTGGATGGCCTAAAGCGAGTGCTAGAGGATCCTTGGAACTGGCTACCCCCCGTGCTGCCTGCAGTTTGCCTCCAGTTATCAGGCACTTGGCCAAAGCCAAAAGGATGCCTCGCCTGCCCACGGACAGTCTCAGAGGATCCTCTTGATGGAGCCTGTCGGCGGACATTCCCTCCTTGTGGTCTACGAGAAGATCGTGCACTAGAGTCTGCAACAACCACCCTGGCAGCTCTGTCCCGGGCCCCTGTCCCCGCAGGAACATATTCAGCTCCGCTGTTTAGCAGGCTAAACAGCCTACCATTGTTCTCCCACTGAATCACCTGCCTCCAAGGGGTGGCAGAGCTGTCCTGCCCCTGGCCCCGACTCTGGCTCTGCCCCTGAGTCTGTGTGGCAACCTGAGCCTGCCCCAAGCTCAGCAGGACGAATACCAAACATGCCACAACATCAGGCAACATACTGGCTCCAAAGACGCCACAGCTCACCACAAAGGAAAAAATCCCTCCAGTCCACCAGCAGCTCAAACTCAAACCACCTGTAGCTCTgtcaataaaacatgtgtatccTCTTCCCGCGGGTACAGCTTTGGTGTGAGTGTTGAGACAGATGCAGGGTTGAAAAGTAAGCCTGTTGTTGAGAGCATCTGCAGGTCTTCAATGCCAGCAGCAGAGGGGGTCGAATGAGCATTCAGGAGCAATCACACCCGGGAGAGTGAAAGTGGGCTTCAGAAAACCCACTGGTGGTGTAAGCGACTGTTAGTGCTATGAGAATATGTCCTGACTTCTTGTTGGTCTGCTGGCTTGCCTGCCAGTAGACTGAGCATTGCTCTGTGCCTTCTGGAAAAAAGTATGTGTGCACTGCACGACTGCAAGCTTCTATTTGCCTGATTGCTTACAATGGGCTGTGAAAAAatctcaaactttttttaagGAGAGGTCCCACATGGCCCTAGTGCTAGTGATGTTTCCTGGCCTGCAGCAGCCAGGGCTCCATGAGGCTTCCAGAGTCAACATTACCATCTGCAAAGGCATTCAGACATATAACATCTCATTTTCAAGGGCTTTGCTTTCTCTTCTTATCCTGTGCAGAACACACATAGATAGGGGGCCATGGTCTTGCCTTTCCACAGGTATTTCAAaggattttcttgtttttggtttgcctttaatactttttaaatgacaATAACCAAGTGCAGATGGGAAATTAATTAATACCTAATTGGTAGCTGGGCACCACAGTGATGCAGTATAAACATCAGCCGATCctattgtaaaacattttacagaACAATGTCCATGTACAGTAGGGCAGCTTTTGATCAAACAATAAGCAGTAAATGAGGATATACTGTCTGGTTGTGTGTAATAGGACCTCATATGAATAACTACGTAACGTCTCTACAACACAATCCTCTATTCATGCAGCGGGTATGTTAGGAGATGTGGTCTGTATCCTCCACCCTTAGAAATATCAAAGTGAGGTCAATTAGGAAACTGTTCAAAACCCTcctccctacacacacacacacacacacacacacacaccacccttCTCCACCCCTCTTTCCCCTTGCTGCTTGTAGAACATTGAATGCACCAAAGACATGCAAACATGCAGATTTTCCCAGCAAGACAACACTGTGTGTGCTGTTGTCTGTGAATACTATCAAAGCACTGTTGCACTCTGAGACCCTCATTTACACAAATGTTCTGAGAGACAAGTCATTAGTAAACATTCATGTGGGATTTGAAACAGCTTGGTTAGTGCTTGCCCCGATAGAGTGAGTGCATGCAGACAGAATCAGATTTCCCCTCCGTTATCAAAGTCAGCAGTTGCAAGGTATTTTCCTTGGCATGGCTTGCATGGAATATGGCCACAATGCGCCTCAGACCAACGAAAGGACAACATTCCTCCAGGGCTGTAAGCAGTCAACATTCACATTGCCTTCCTGAAACGTGATCCAGGAAAACAACCTGATGCACACATGCTGATTTCAATTTACGTCCTCTCAAACAAATAGGGAAACGAACAAGAGAAGCGGCATCATGATCATTCCTGCACAATGGAGTGAGAAGTCTACAGGGAAAATGGTTGGCCACGGGAGTGCAGCAGACTGCATCAATATGGATATGACATCATTACTATAGTCAAGTTTGTTCTTGTAAAATCGTTTTTTGAGTCACTGCATGCCAGCATGAGCAAACAGCTCATGTCTGCAGACCGAGATgcaatatatatactatataatgtaatatatatatataatatatactgctccaaaaaataaagggaacacttGAACAACATAATGTAACTCCAAGTCAATCACACTTCTGTGAAATAAAATTGTCCACTTAAGAAGCAACACTGATTGATAGAGATGGTCTGATCAGGTTTTTTGGGAACGATACGATACCGATACGATTACTGATGAGAACCGATCGATCACGTGGgacgatattaatatttatcttttaccccccccccccccccccaattcatccactcatgcacaggcctatagtctttcagttatgttaaccttgtaatcatttatttactagatactactagattacctagattgacctttatgtattgcatagcagtaacttttgtattccttcatagcagcagtggcactgtggaaaacaatatgCCAAAATGGCCTCTATATGGCAGTCAAGAACAGACAAGAGCTTCATGTTGAAAGTTAAGTCATTTATTGATACTATCCATTTTA
The Centropristis striata isolate RG_2023a ecotype Rhode Island chromosome 2, C.striata_1.0, whole genome shotgun sequence DNA segment above includes these coding regions:
- the loxl1 gene encoding lysyl oxidase homolog 1 isoform X1 translates to MLPDVVACLVFVLLSLGQAQVATQTQGQSQSRGQGQDSSATPWRQVIQWENNGRLFSLLNSGAEYVPAGTGARDRAARVVVADSSARSSRRPQGGNVRRQAPSRGSSETVRGQARHPFGFGQVPDNWRQTAGSTGGSQFQGSSSTRFRPSTGSSSSSSSSSFSSSSYNIPSYQQNPFPQQPPFQPVPYDPSFIEGPVRSYEPPFQPVPGGGYGGGGFTGGGYAGGGFGAGQAYPGGGYGGGLAPVLPGSPSDFTEDSYRYYQSYGYAPNPVVPARAAQPPLTDGLDHRYTHSLFNGETAPAVPAPDPNQAVPVMVDRTGAAIQTPVRSPQYEQFPPFGRPQPPFQQPIQPGRNSPNSGLENPSINVGSVYRPEQRGLPDLVPDPNYVQASTYIQRAHMYSLRCAAEEKCLSSSAYGPETTDYDVRVLLRFPQRVKNKGTADFMPNRPRHTWEWHSCHQHYHSMDEFSHYDLLEVSTGRKVAEGHKASFCLEDTTCDFGHLKRYACTSHTQGLSPGCYDTYNADIDCQWIDITDIKPGNYILKLQVNPKFLVLESDFTNNVVRCNIHYTGRFVTTTNCKLAQ